The region GCGTCGTACTTTTTGAACACCGTCGACTTGATTTCCGAGAAGTTGTTTGTGATGAGCAGCAGGAACATTGTCGACTCCGGCGAGTTGATCGCTATGTTCAGGCTCAGCACGCGGACCAGGTGCAGGAACGAGTGGAAGGAGATTGTCGCCACCACCGACACGTACAGGAACGCGAACTTGTAGTATATGTTAAAGCTGTCGCTGTACTTCCTGCAGCTGTTCAGTATGCTTTCCATGTGATTTGGCGCGAGCGTGTCCAGGGGTAGGAAGTACGGCGATTTCGCAGTCGCGAACTCTAAGTCGTCCCTCGGATCCCTTTTGCCCTTGCCCTTACTTTTATTGCGATTTATTGAAGCGGCCGACTTGACGCTCACCGATTCAGCATTGCCCACTCCCTTTAACCACTCCGACTCCGACAGCGACCCCCCGTCCATTCCGTTTAATTCTGACGACCTGCCCTTTCTGTCTTCGTCGTATTTTGAGGACACTGActtcaccaggtccttTATCTGGTTGAACGTGCTCTTTACTGCCTCCGTCACTTCCAACTTGCTTGAATTCGCGTTTTTAGCCGTTTTAAAGTCCCAGTCTCCGTACTCGTCTCCACCTCCGAACGCCTCCATGTTATTTGTGCTGTTGCTGCTCGTTTCTTCCGGGAAGTGGTGGAAGAAGATTTTGATTGTGGTTCTCACCAGGCTGTCCATGATGTCTctgctgaaggacctgCACAGCCTTTCGCATATCTCCAGCATGTTGAATATCACGTACAGCTTCATCAGCGGCTGCCCCTTGATGTTGTGGTACACCTTCGACGTGTCGATGTGCGAGAAGATGTATATTGTCGCCACCAGCACCAAGAATCTGACGCAGCCGCAGATCTCCGTCAGCGTCACCTGGCTTTCGGTTCCCTGGGCTCCGCTCGACTCTCCGCCTTTACTCCGAGCGTCTTTAAACGATTTCTCGCTTCTCACTGTTTCGAAACCCCTGTCATCGTTTTCTCCCTTTTTCTTATATCTCCAGATCTTTGCCAACCTGCTCAAGCCTACTTGTTTCTATTTCCTTTATCACTTACTCATTGTGCCAAACATGCTAATTGTTGgcttatatatttcattcTTTACTAGGTACTTAACTTCCCGTGCTATGTATAGTCCGAATTTAGTGATGAAGTGCGATGTTGTTGTGATTGCCTACGATATCTTTTTACCTTCCTTTTTACCTGGATTGGCATGAACGTCATCTCGAACAGCAGTGAGTCGAAGCATATTCCCACTGAGTGGTATATGAGCCTTTCGAAGAAGTATGGCAGCCTCGCCATATGCACCAGCAGGTTCTAAGGTTCACTGTTTACGCGTGGCCACTCACCTGCGGTATTGCGTTCACTATGTAGCTGTAGTTCTGCGATCTACTATCTCTCGGGCGCGCTTCTGCTATTGACAGGGTGCTCTGTCTCGTCTTCAGCGATTTCAGGTCCAGTTCCACGTTTTCTCCGTTAATTTCGATAGTCGTGACCGAATTTGTCGCTTCCGAGTCACTTTTGCTGATAAACGGCTCGTTACTGCTGGGATTCCTGGTGTTTATCCTCTTATTATAGAACTGGACGTCGCTCTTGTGCCCTCTTATCTCCAAATTAAGAAACTTCAAAAAGTTTGACAGTAGCAGATCCATGTTGCCGATCTATATCGTTActgcttacacattttagaaACCGctaacaattttatataatttcaatttatttatttatttgacaCTTTTAAATTGACTTTTGTccttttgtttatttacgACACGACACTCCGTCGTGTGCCACAGATCTTCCCATGCATCCTCTTTATCTACATAACAAGTACACgtatcctttttattttttatttttacttttgtttcatttattttacaggcTTTCGCGGTCACTCCTCTTCTGACGTGCTAGGTATCTCGTCCGTTGCGCTGTACTCCTTCCCGCGCTGGCTCTTGTCCTCGTTCGGCGCCGACGACAGTGACTCGCTCGACCCGCTCTTCTGATGCTTGCTCGCCACGAACGTGCTGCTCCTGGCGCTCATTTTCTCCTCCTCCGACGCCCTCTTGCCTTTCCTGCTCCCTTCCTCATGACTCATAATGCTTCCTCTCGACATGTATTCCAAGAAGTCCAATCCCGCTCTCCTCGCCTGCTTGTACGGTCCGTAGGTGAGTGCGAACTTTTTCAGGTGTTCCGGCACTTCCACTTTCACCTTCGCGTTCCTGCTCGCCGACTCCAGGTGGTTCGCTATGTACGCTCCCAGCTTGTTGTCCTGCTTCGTGAGCAGCGTGTAGCTCACTCCTTTTGCGTTCGCTCTTCCGCACCTGCCAACTCTGTGCAGGAACGTGTGGAAGTGCTTCGGCGCGTCGTAGTTGACCACGCAGCCCACCGTCGCTATGTCCAGGCCTCTGCACACCAGGTCCGTTGCGACCAGCGTCTTGAAGTAGCCCTTTTTGAAGTAGCTCAGTGTGCTGTGTCTCTCCGTCGGCGGCATGTCTCCGTATATCATGCAGCACGTCTTATCTGTGCTCGACAGGAATGCGTACACCTCCTCCACTGTCTGCCTCGTGTTACAGAATATGATTGTCTGCGACTTCGCCTCCAGCTGTGGTATGTTGTCCGCCAGCCACGTCTTCTTCTGCACTGTGACGTTGTTTGAGAACATCATCATGTACTTCAGCTCAATTTTTTCCAGGTTTACTATCTGCGTCACTCCCACCTTCACTGTGATTGCGTTTCTCACCAGCgactttatcttcttctgtATTTCCTCCGTGCTCGAAGCCGACACGAACACTGTCTGCGTGTTTTCTCCCAGCTGATTCAGTATGCTCTGCGTCTGATCTTCGTACTCTCTCGTGAACATTTTATCTGCCTCGTCCACCACGAAGTGCTTGCACTCTTCCATTCTCACTCCCTTCAGCGTCATCAGGTCGATCAGTCTTGCTGGCGTGCATATTGCCATTTCGCATCCGCTCAGCATCGCCTTGAACTGCTCCGTCTTGTCCACTCCGCTTGACGCCATCACTATTCTCaggtttatgtttttacaTATCTTCAGCACCAGCGTGTACACTTGGTAACTCAGCTCTCTCGTCAGCGTCAGCACTATTGCGTATACGCACCTCTTCGATGCCACTGTCTTCCACTGCTTTATCAGACTCAGCACTTGTGCTACTACTGGTATAACGTACGATACTGTCTTCCCGCTTCCTGTTTCCGACAGTATTATTGTGTTTCTTCCTTGCAGTATGCACGGCATTGCTTGGCACTGCACTGGCGTCGGCTCAACATATCccattttttccattctATTCAGTATTGCCTTCGGCACACTCTTCGACAGGTGCAGGAACGACGATATTGGCTTTGGCACTCTCGTTCCAAACGTCTCTATACTCAACCTCTTCTTATACTCTACACATTCCTCCAGACTCATTTTACTCACTTCCTCGTCTACTATGTAGATATCCTTCACGTGCTCCCTTGTGCTTATTTCTGTAGATTTTACGCTCGGTGCTACTGTCTTGTGTTGACTTGGAAACGAGTCCTTCTTCTCCGACTCTTTGTCATTCCAATTTTCactcttctccttctttttacttaatattgtataaaattctTCCAAATTTTCCTCATTTTCGTTATCGCTGTAGTATATTTCACAGTTGTTCACTTTGTTCGTTTGGCTTTCTGCCAGCGTTTCCATGTATTGATCCAAGGAATCATCGTTATTCTGCTTGGAATCTATAATgtaataatttttgttaGTTGACCTagtagtttttattttacaatacCTGAGTTTGATGTGCTATAATCCATTTGCGAACGCCCTCACATATTTATGCGaaattaaagttaaaatactATTTAAAACCATCATTCAAATctaatgtactatattaGACAAATCTAAACCAGATTCTACGAATAAAAATGACTTAACTCCAAAAATATGCTATATATGTGGCTTATGTCAGTGATATGAGTAAACATGAGGTTGACTTGGTTAAGAGGTCGGTCAGTGTTTTGGAGAGTTGTTTGAGGACTGGCATTAGTAGACGGCAGTATCCGACGACACACATCGATAACGTTGGCTGTTTTGAAATGCTAACATCGTCGTCAGTCACGAGTCTCTTGTAACGAGTGTATGAAGCTAATCTAGGCcgtgtaaatatatttttactttattaaaaatctaCGGCAATCGATAAGTGGTCCGACGGGTACAGTTTTGAGGGCAGTCCTATGTACTCCGATGCGTCCTCAGCTGATATTCCCGGCATGGTCCTCTTAACCTAAGCGTCCAGGTCATTGATTGCACGTTACCTTTACGTTGTTTGAGTGGAATATGAAGTCCAGCGTGCCGTTGAACACTTCGCAGTAGTTCGTGAACTCCAGGGGCGTTTGCGCGTACGAGTCCGTGTAGCCCTGATAGTTGTCGACTATGAGGTAGTTGTGCTTGTCAAACGGCCCGGGCCCCTCCTCAAAGTCTCCCTTGACCGACCTGTACCCCTGGGGTACCATCAGATTCTTGTCGTAAACGAACGTCTCACCTACATGGGTTTAATTTCTGATAAGCTTACCTAGCTTCCAGTCCGGATGATCGTACGGTATAAAGCCCTTTCTCACGAAGGTGTGTATCGACTCGTTGGGAAAGGAGTTGAAATCGCCGCAGATGAGCGTGTACGAGTCTCCGCTGATGTCGAAGCCGTACTTTCTGCTCACTGCCACTTTAAACTTCTCCAGCTCGTTCAGCAGAACGTACGTCTGCAGCAGTCTTATGTGACTCGCCATCGGGTGGAAGTACAGGTGCGTGTTCGCCAGGAAGACGAACTTGTCGTTGCTTTTGATGCGATATAGGCCAAACTGGTACACCGTGTGGTACTTGTCGAAATAGTTGTCCTAAGTGAAGGCATGGCTATTAACACAACTTACGTTGAAAAACAACCAGTTCGTGCACAGTCTTTGGATGACCGGTTTATACTCCTCCGTCCTCATTGCGTCCTTGAAGTACATCCCTGCCAGCTCCAGCGGCTCAAAGGCGCTCCTGTTCACGAGCATTGCGCAGCCCTCGCCCGCCTTCCCTCCCTTAATTGTGAACCAGGAGTGGTACTTCGCCCCGAAGAGGTAGCTTAGGTACTCCGAGTACACCTTTGCCGAGCACTCCTGCAGGCACAGTATTTGCGGGTTCAGGTAGTTTATTTCCCTTCCGATGAGCTGGTTTCTGTAGTTCGACTCTATGTACTCCGTCGGGCAGTAGGGGAAGAAGTTTGACGTCGAGTCCGTCGAGGACAGGTACGTGGGCGAGAGTATGTTGAATGACACTATTCTCACGTCGTCCTCCTGGTCCTGCAGCTCCGGGTTAACCCTGTTTTTGGGCGCCGCGTTAAAGCTGCTGATTCGCTCCAGCTGCCATCCGCAGAATGGCGAGACCTCCACCTTCGACAGGTTCGACTCGAACACGTCGTACTTCATCAGCTCGTTCGTCACTCGCACCTTTATCTTCTTGCCCAGGTCCGCCAGACTCGGCATGTAGAGCAGGTTGTTTCCCAGCAGGTTCCCCTCAGCGTCCAGCCACTCCACTGCCACTCGCGCGTATATCttgtcctcctcgtccttcgCCACCACCAGTGCCGGGCAGTCCACCATCGACGtgtgcagcagcttcaccttttccagcttcgggatgttcgtgtacagcttcagcaggtttCCGTTGATCGATATGAACGACGACTTCATGATCGTGTCTTCGCAGTTCGAGTCCTCGTCGAACGTTTTGAACAGGTTCGTCAGGAAGGACACTGCGTGCTCCGACTCCTCCTCCACGTAGCCTCCTCTATTTTTCGTATCTCTTCCGCTCTCCGCCTTGTAGAGATTCCTCTTCAGCCTTGCGATTGTCGAACCTATTGTTTCGTTCTTCTCCctctccagcttcagcttatGCTGATTCCAGAACACTGTTAGGTACAATTTGGTCCCCTCCTCTGGTATCCTCGCTATTGCGTAGTTGTTTTCTGACATATCTCGTGATTGACTTTCCGATTCTGTATTTTGCTGAGTCCACTCGTTCAGGTTTATTGCTTTGCTGATCAAGCTCTTTTCTCTTACTGGTCCTATCAAGTTCGGAATTAACTCGCGAACTAGTGTGCTTGATCTATCAGTTTGTGGAACACTGAACTCCGATTTACTATGTTCAACGTACCTTATGGTATTTATCAACCTATTCCTTGgtttttcattaaaatatgttctAATGTTCGATAAGAAcaacaaattattttttacaggCAGTCTTTTTACTCTATTATGGGTAAGGCAGTTTGACAAGACTCTATTTCTGTAACCATGTAAGCTAGAGCCTGTATACATGAAATAAAGTATCACACTCAGACTAAAATACTTAACAAAAATCCAATGTAAGGAAACGACAACGGTACAAAGTTGAAATAGGTTCATATGAGTTATGTTTTATTACCTTTTCGTTGCCCATCTTGTTTATTGAACAATGCctaaatataaagtaaaaGCTCAGCCATTTTTACATGATTTTTCCTAGAATCCCGATATGGTATTCTTccactatttatttatattctctTGTGTTTTTTACCCTTTTGAATTATGTATcgtgttttattaattttatttcccCTGAATAATCGTTAATATGTCCACTTTTGCTCGTCGTCGCATTGTTCAGGACATTACTCGGATTACCAAAGATCCTCCCAAGGGGACCAGCGCTCTTCCCTTTTCCAACAATATGATGTACTGCCATGCCATTATAAACGGTTCCGAGGGTACCATTTGGGAGTGTGGCACCTTCCACCTCATTATTAAGTTTTCCGAGGACTATCCTACCAAGCCTCCCAATGTGCGTTTTCTTTCCAAGATGTTTCACCCTAATAGTAAGTTTTTGCCTCACAcacttttacttttcaGTTTACAATGACGGCTCTATTTGTCTTGACATTCTTCAGAACCAGTGGACTCCCATGTACGACATTGCTTCCATTCTCATGTCGATTCAGGTACTTTTTTTTACCTTCATTTTTCTTCAGGCTCTCTTGAACGACCCTAATCCCAAGTCTCCTGCTAACACTGAGGCCTCTGAAATATACACTGATAACTTATTTCTTTACAACAAGCGTGTTCTTGAGTGCGTTGAGGACAGTTGGCACGTTCCTGTTCTCACCGAGTCCTTCCTCGAGGggttttaattataaaatttctgtaatatttaatgtttgtGAGTGAAgtacatatttacaaaCGTGTGTAATTTCTCATTTGTTCTTACGTAACtataagtgtgtgtacttGCTCATTCTGGCCGACATGACTATATCTGTATGTGTGAGTGAGTGCAAGAGTGTAGAGGTGTGTACGCGTAGTCGGTATACATTAGTCCTAGTTGTTGAAGTCAGTTGGCGTTATCACGTCGTCTATCTTGAGTATCATCTTCACGACCTGCGTCGCCAGGGACAGCTGCTGCACCTTCGAGTGCAGAGACTCGAAGATTCCCTGGTTCGCGAGGTCGTCGATCTCCAGGTTCATGCAGTCTATCCCTATCCTCGGGTTCCCCTCCTTGATCTGCCTCGCCTTCGCCCTCGTCACGAAGTCGAAGGAGTTTAAACCCGAGTTGTCTGCCAGCGCCAGCGGCAGTGAGAGCAGTGCTTCTGCGAATCCTGTCACTGAGTACTGCTCCAGTGTGTTAAACTGTGCCGCTGCCTTTTCCACTGCTATTGAGCAGGCTATTTCTGGCGATCCTCCTCCTGCCACCACCTTCGAGTCTCTGATCAGGTTCCTTACGCAGCATATTGCGTCGTGCATTGACCTTTCCGTCTCCGCCACTGCCATCTGATTACCTCCTCTTATGAGCACTGTTACTGCCTTCGTGTTTGGGCACCCTGTACTTACATTAGTAATtctacttattttaaaaccaCTGCAGTCGACCATTAAAATGGCgtgcttacacatttttttcctGACACTTACCTTCTATCACTACTACTTCTGAGTGCTCTGTTCCTGTTGCTATCTCTCTAATCAGCTTTGCGCTTCCCAGTTTTTCTGGCGTTAAGTCTTCGAACCTTGCTACTATTTGTCCTCCTGTCGCTATTGCTATTAGTTCCATCTCCACTCCTCCCACCCAGCGCACTGCTGGTATTCCTCTTTGCATCAGCAAATGGTTCGCTTCATCATCGAATCCCCATTGGCAAATGACctatattgttttatcatattAGCTTAGTTATTGTTCAAGTGCTAACAACCaagttaatgtgtatatactaGTGTGTCAATGTCGTATACTGATAGCTGCGCTAATTTCTGTGTGCTGATAACCATGTAGATGTGCGTATATTCTAATGTGAGTATAATTGGATAAACCACTCTACTCTATCTGTCTGCCTTTACTAATACATCTACAGCCATCGCTGGACTTACAAAGTTTGCTCCTGACTTCTCCACCTTTTCTATCATGTCCAAGAAGTACTTCTGTTCACATTCTTGAAGCTTCTCGTAGCTTTCCACGTCCTTGATTTCTATCTTATTCTTCGTCTTCGGTTTCggctaaaaattattatgtaTTCGTTATATCTACTTATCCAAATCAACTCCTATTAACTTTGTAGATGCACTCTGTTTAACTTACTGGTTCAAATGGGCACGTCAGTATTGCTATCTTTGCGTCATGCGTCGTTTTTTTCATCTGGGAGTGGCTCAGGTCCTTGTTGAGCACTATTCCATGGATCAGCTCCGTCTGCTCCAGTCTTCCTCCCGGCTTACTCTCAATCTACATTACGTCTATTTTATCTCAACTCTCACCTTTATCAGGTCTAGGTTGACGTCTCTTCTCTCTCTATCTGCCACTGCCAGTACTGCTTTCACTGCCACTTCTGAGAGGTGTTCTTGGCAGCTTGACACTACTTTCGAGCCCAGTGACGTGAAGGCCGCTTGTTTTCTATAGAATCCGTTATTTTCCGTTCCTTGTCTCACTACCAACtactatttaatttacttacaGGAGCTTGCACTCATCGCTGTATATATCTTGCTCCACTGCTATTTCCTTAAGTCTTGAGACTGCTATTGCGCAGGCTTGTTCGAATCCGTCCGCAATGTGTAGAGGGTGCAGTCCTCTGTCCAGGAACTTGAGCGCCTTGTCAAGCAGTGCTCCTGCGAGGATCACAACTCCTGTTGTTCCGTCGCCCACTTCCTCGTCCTGGCTCCTCGACAggtccaccagcagctttGCACATTGGTGCTGTATCTGAACACCAATTTAGATCGCCTTCTCAACTTACTtccatcttctccagcaTTGTTGCTCCGTCGTTCGTTATTGTCACTTGTCCGTCGGGGCCAACTATGATTTTATCCATTCCTTTGGGTCCTAGTGATGTCGAGAGTGTATCTGACACTGCGCGTGCTGCTAGTATGTTAGATTTATGTGCTTCCAGTCCCGTTATtctcttcttttcctcttctctAACTATCACGAACGGTTTCCCAAACTCATCTACTGCTACGTTCATTTTCTGCACTGTAAAACGATTTATTCACCTTTTTTCattaaacttactttttacttcactttttatattaaatatgaaatattatttacacttttgttattacaattattatttgccttacttttatttttttaacaaatatttactgCTCAACTATGAAGTGTAACGGGAGACATAATATGtggttaaaaaattgaatacttaatttactaaattattttacgcGTACGAATTTagtacaaatttaattttatgtttatttgtacGGTTAACAGTTCGGCTTTTACGTTCTAACCTTGTGTAGCACAAGGTACAGGAGAAGTACTATTACAAACAATGCTATTCCAACCGTTGTATATTTTCTGACCATGTAATCTCGATTCAATTTTTTCGATGCGAATCTGAACTTTTGTGTTTGTTGCTTCAGTCCGTCTGCCATCCTTCCGATATCTGAAAGGTGTGTGAGATTCTATTCAAATACTAACCTTCTAGGTTTTCTCCTCTCGACAATATTTCGTCTatgtttttcttcattatgTTCGTCACTTCACTCAGGCTGCTGTTTATCATATTCAATGATTTCACCGAATCCGGGTTTTTGAACtcattctttattttatatattctaCGATctgaaatattttaaattttacttcTATCGATTTATCTTACCGAATGATATGAAATGGTATGGCTTCTTTATACTTGCTATTGCCGATGTGAACGTAACATGGGTCGAGCTGAATTGCTTCATAACTTCCTCCGTGAACGCCTGGCAAATCTGCGCTAAAAACAggaataatatttttttaggCTGTTCCGAGGGTGCTATGCACATATAACATACTCCCTCCTCCACTATGTAATGGTATGACATTTCCCCTTCTAGGACAGAACATTTAGTTTCTTTAGAGGacaaatttttacaaatcaTGCGCgaattcatttttattgtcTGTAGGTCTACCTTTTTCCTCTGTTGTGTGTTCATGTTAAGATTTAGGTTCCCCTCGTTCCATATTTCCACCAGGGGCAGAGCGTCAGACGATCTACACAATATTACTATATCCGCCATTAtctattatacattatacTTACAAACAACTGGattttactaaaaatttaaaaaattaaaagtatattttttgttttctgTCTGAATGGTGTTACAATGTCAACCATACACACTGGCTGAAAAATTTGCGGCGTATAAAATACACTTGTgattaaaacattattcTCGATCGTTCTTTTGACCTTTTTGTGACTATACTGTGTTACTCTTCGTAGGAGAGTTTCCCTTCCTCCCTGTGTATTCattataacatatacaTTTTAGTCTATTTTTGACTAATTACTATCTAATGCCAACTTGAGGGcctttattgttttatattcatCGTAGTGTTTCTTGCGTTGTTCTTCAAATagttttttcttttctgTATCTTCCTTTATTTCCAGCAGCCTGTGTACTACTTCTTCTCTCATCGATTGCTGAACCTGTAAATTCATCGGCATTTACgtttactcattttaatttccttCCGTATTTACTGTCTATTTACTCagtttttattactattattggTGTGTACCTGAGTTAGCCTCTCGGCTTTTGCGGCGAAATCTTCCTCCGATCCAGAATCCTGTAAAATCGTTTAAAATAGGCTCAGAAACACAGGTTTCAAATATTTCCACTTACCCAGGTTTCG is a window of Theileria orientalis strain Shintoku DNA, chromosome 2, complete genome DNA encoding:
- a CDS encoding RNA helicase, yielding MDQYMETLAESQTNKVNNCEIYYSDNENEENLEEFYTILSKKKEKSENWNDKESEKKDSFPSQHKTVAPSVKSTEISTREHVKDIYIVDEEVSKMSLEECVEYKKRLSIETFGTRVPKPISSFLHLSKSVPKAILNRMEKMGYVEPTPVQCQAMPCILQGRNTIILSETGSGKTVSYVIPVVAQVLSLIKQWKTVASKRCVYAIVLTLTRELSYQVYTLVLKICKNINLRIVMASSGVDKTEQFKAMLSGCEMAICTPARLIDLMTLKGVRMEECKHFVVDEADKMFTREYEDQTQSILNQLGENTQTVFVSASSTEEIQKKIKSLVRNAITVKVGVTQIVNLEKIELKYMMMFSNNVTVQKKTWLADNIPQLEAKSQTIIFCNTRQTVEEVYAFLSSTDKTCCMIYGDMPPTERHSTLSYFKKGYFKTLVATDLVCRGLDIATVGCVVNYDAPKHFHTFLHRVGRCGRANAKGVSYTLLTKQDNKLGAYIANHLESASRNAKVKVEVPEHLKKFALTYGPYKQARRAGLDFLEYMSRGSIMSHEEGSRKGKRASEEEKMSARSSTFVASKHQKSGSSESLSSAPNEDKSQRGKEYSATDEIPSTSEEE
- a CDS encoding T-complex protein 1 epsilon subunit, with protein sequence MNVAVDEFGKPFVIVREEEKKRITGLEAHKSNILAARAVSDTLSTSLGPKGMDKIIVGPDGQVTITNDGATMLEKMEIQHQCAKLLVDLSRSQDEEVGDGTTGVVILAGALLDKALKFLDRGLHPLHIADGFEQACAIAVSRLKEIAVEQDIYSDECKLLKQAAFTSLGSKVVSSCQEHLSEVAVKAVLAVADRERRDVNLDLIKIESKPGGRLEQTELIHGIVLNKDLSHSQMKKTTHDAKIAILTCPFEPPKPKTKNKIEIKDVESYEKLQECEQKYFLDMIEKVEKSGANFVSPAMAVDVICQWGFDDEANHLLMQRGIPAVRWVGGVEMELIAIATGGQIVARFEDLTPEKLGSAKLIREIATGTEHSEVVVIEGKCQEKNVRITNVSTGCPNTKAVTVLIRGGNQMAVAETERSMHDAICCVRNLIRDSKVVAGGGSPEIACSIAVEKAAAQFNTLEQYSVTGFAEALLSLPLALADNSGLNSFDFVTRAKARQIKEGNPRIGIDCMNLEIDDLANQGIFESLHSKVQQLSLATQVVKMILKIDDVITPTDFNN
- a CDS encoding ubiquitin carrier protein, coding for MSTFARRRIVQDITRITKDPPKGTSALPFSNNMMYCHAIINGSEGTIWECGTFHLIIKFSEDYPTKPPNVRFLSKMFHPNIYNDGSICLDILQNQWTPMYDIASILMSIQALLNDPNPKSPANTEASEIYTDNLFLYNKRVLECVEDSWHVPVLTESFLEGF
- a CDS encoding uncharacterized protein (endonuclease/exonuclease/phosphatase domain containing protein), producing MNLFQLCTVVVSLHWIFVKYFSLSVILYFMYTGSSLHGYRNRVLSNCLTHNRVKRLPVKNNLLFLSNIRTYFNEKPRNRLINTIRSSTLVRELIPNLIGPVREKSLISKAINLNEWTQQNTESESQSRDMSENNYAIARIPEEGTKLYLTVFWNQHKLKLEREKNETIGSTIARLKRNLYKAESGRDTKNRGGYVEEESEHAVSFLTNLFKTFDEDSNCEDTIMKSSFISINGNLLKLYTNIPKLEKVKLLHTSMVDCPALVVAKDEEDKIYARVAVEWLDAEGNLLGNNLLYMPSLADLGKKIKVRVTNELMKYDVFESNLSKVEVSPFCGWQLERISSFNAAPKNRVNPELQDQEDDVRIVSFNILSPTYLSSTDSTSNFFPYCPTEYIESNYRNQLIGREINYLNPQILCLQECSAKVYSEYLSYLFGAKYHSWFTIKGGKAGEGCAMLVNRSAFEPLELAGMYFKDAMRTEEYKPVIQRLCTNWLFFNDNYFDKYHTVYQFGLYRIKSNDKFVFLANTHLYFHPMASHIRLLQTYVLLNELEKFKVAVSRKYGFDISGDSYTLICGDFNSFPNESIHTFVRKGFIPYDHPDWKLGETFVYDKNLMVPQGYRSVKGDFEEGPGPFDKHNYLIVDNYQGYTDSYAQTPLEFTNYCEVFNGTLDFIFHSNNVKVKRTMPGISAEDASEYIGLPSKLYPSDHLSIAVDF
- a CDS encoding uncharacterized protein (protein of unknown function DUF747, CMV receptor family protein); the protein is MLVHMARLPYFFERLIYHSVGICFDSLLFEMTFMPIQAITTTSHFITKFGLYIAREVKYLVKNEIYKPTISISEKSFKDARSKGGESSGAQGTESQVTLTEICGCVRFLVLVATIYIFSHIDTSKVYHNIKGQPLMKLYVIFNMLEICERLCRSFSRDIMDSLVRTTIKIFFHHFPEETSSNSTNNMEAFGGGDEYGDWDFKTAKNANSSKLEVTEAVKSTFNQIKDLVKSVSSKYDEDRKGRSILNSCRKYSDSFNIYYKFAFLYVSVVATISFHSFLHLVRVLSLNIAINSPESTMFLLLITNNFSEIKSTVFKKYDAVSLFVIFASDAVERCYLFCDGLLVILKMSTSKRHLRSYITVLSWLVVIYGLEVLIDLLKHGYLIKFNKIRSETFEKYNSTLVIDTLLSRAVYNVERLTLSRFEVPCKGSFSFSHISSRRLGFISSPIVTLIVCSLPKLGFHLSIKTFTISLLIWLSLLLMKISISILLTAYSIEKREEIYVLDPSFYRIGAL
- a CDS encoding vesicle trafficking protein-like 1 (SEC22 homologue), with the translated sequence MADIVILCRSSDALPLVEIWNEGNLNLNMNTQQRKKVDLQTIKMNSRMICKNLSSKETKCSVLEGEMSYHYIVEEGVCYMCIAPSEQPKKILFLFLAQICQAFTEEVMKQFSSTHVTFTSAIASIKKPYHFISFDRRIYKIKNEFKNPDSVKSLNMINSSLSEVTNIMKKNIDEILSRGENLEDIGRMADGLKQQTQKFRFASKKLNRDYMVRKYTTVGIALFVIVLLLYLVLHKVRT